The Ziziphus jujuba cultivar Dongzao chromosome 7, ASM3175591v1 genome includes a region encoding these proteins:
- the LOC107425440 gene encoding chaperone protein dnaJ 20, chloroplastic: protein MEVHLQMTPNITKLGKSGHIISFKLNSTISCRANELAIPKTKTNFYEVLSLGSENVGFDEIKKAYRSMALRYHPDVCPPSEKEQSTKRFMELQKACETLSNPVSRKMYDYYELGLVDHKAGYGMESFCMEKRRSMFPKEVWENQLSGLKKRSQIRMKRKNSRCHRN, encoded by the coding sequence ATGGAGGTTCATTTGCAAATGACTCCCAATATTACGAAGTTGGGAAAATCAGGgcatataatttcttttaagcTCAACAGTACCATTTCATGTAGAGCAAATGAACTGGCAATACCAAAAACAAAGACAAACTTTTATGAGGTACTTTCTCTTGGATCAGAGAATGTAGGGTTTGATGAGATCAAGAAGGCTTATAGAAGCATGGCTCTTCGATACCATCCGGATGTTTGTCCTCCTTCCGAAAAAGAGCAGTCCACGAAACGATTTATGGAGCTTCAAAAGGCGTGTGAAACACTCTCCAATCCAGTTTCACGTAAAATGTATGACTATTATGAGTTGGGTTTGGTCGATCATAAAGCAGGGTATGGGATGGAGAGCTTTTGTATGGAGAAAAGGAGGTCTATGTTTCCCAAAGAAGTGTGGGAAAACCAGCTCTCTGGGTTGAAAAAAAGGTCCCAAATCAGAATGAAGAGGAAAAATAGTAGATGTCATAGGAATTGA